A stretch of DNA from Alicyclobacillus acidocaldarius subsp. acidocaldarius Tc-4-1:
AGTCCAAACGCCCCGATTTTCTCGCCGCGCGCCTGAGGAACCAAGTACTTTTGCTTCTGCTCCTCGGTTCCCCACTGAAGCAGCGTGAGCGAATTGAGACCCGTGTGAACCGAGACGGCCGTTCGAAACGCGATGTCTCCGCGTTCGAGCTCTTCACAGACAATGGCGAGCGTATTGTAGTCCATCCCGGCGCCGCCGTACTTCTCGGGAATACACACGCCCATGAGCCCCAGCTCTGCCAGCCGCCGGAGCACACCTGGCTCAAAGTGCTGCTTCTCGTCCCACTCGCGGATGTAGGGCAAAATCTCCTCGTCCACGAACTTGCGGACCACATCCCGAACCGCCATCTGTTCTTGCGTCAGGCTGAAATCCATGACACACGCCTCCCCTGTTGAGCCCGCGGCTCTCACACTTGCCTACCTCGATGTCTCCAGATCCGACGGCGGACGACTCACCACGACACCCGCCGCCTTTAACGCTTCAATCTCGCCAGGAGGATATCCCAACTCCAACAGAATCTCCTCCGTGTGTTCGCCAAGCCCCGGCGGGCGCTGCCGCAGGTGAAGGTCCCACCCTTCTCCAAAAAAAGGCGATCTCGTCACGCAGAACGATCCCACCCCGGGGTACTGAGTCTCCCACAGCATGCCTCGAGCTGCGACCTGCTCTAGATGAAGCACGTCATCGATTCGGTTCACTGCAGAACAGGGCACGCCCGCCTCCATCAAAACCTTCTCCCATTCCTGCACAGTTCGTTCGGCTAGCCGCGCTTCGAGTTGAGCCGCTAGCTCACTCTGATGGCGCACGCGGAGCCCGTTCGTTTGAAAGCGTGGGTCGTCCGCGAGCTCAGGACTTCCGATGGCTTCGCAGAACCTCCGAAAGAGCCCGTCGTTCCCGACGGCGACAACCAGCCACCCGTCCGCCGCTTCCAACGCCTGATACGGCGCGAGGCTGAAGTGAGATGAGCCCAGCCGTTCGCCTACGTGACCTGTTAGGAAGTACGCCGTGGCGTAATACGTCATGAGCGCCACCTGGCCTTCAAACAGGCTCGTTTCCAGGTAGGTGCCGCGCCCCGTGTGTTGGCGCTCCAACAGCGCGGCGCAGATCGAGAGGGCCGCCCAGAGCCCGGCCGTCAAATCGGCGATGGACCAGCCGGTGCGCACAGGCCCGCGCCCCGCCTCGCCCGTGACCGACATCAACCCACTCGCGGCCTGAATGGCGAGATCGTACCCTGGCCGATCCTTCCACGGCCCCGTGCGACCGTACCCACTGATGGCCGCGTAGATAAGGCGGGGATTCTCCGCTCGGAGCGAGCGATGGCCCAACCCCCACCGCTCCATCGTTCCTGTGCGGAAATTTTCCACGAGCACGTCCGCTTCCTGCGCGAGCCTGCGCACAATCTCGCGCCCTGCTTCGGTCTTTAAATCGACCGCGATGCTCCGTTTGTTCCGGTTGAACGCGAGAAAATAGCTGCTCACGCCGTCCTTGGTGGGCTCATACTTGCGGGTCTCGTCGCCCTGCGGGCTCTCGACTTTGATCACGTCGGCGCCGAGATCGCCGAGAATCTGGGTACAAAAGGGCCCCGCGAGCACTCGACTGAGGTCGAGCACGCGGACGCCTGCAAGCGGTTGCATGCGAGTCACCTTCTTCTCGGACGAAAGTCCTGCATCAGGTCAGCGCTGCACGGCCTTGGTGTTCGTTCTGACGGCCGTGTCCCTGAAGTCCGACGATGAACGGCCCTTGCGATTCCGCCGCACGCACCTCCACGACCACCGCGCCTTCGGGCACGCGCTCGCCTTCTTCAGCAGAACACAGCCGCCCAAGCGCCGCCTCATACCGCTCCTCGGTAATCTGCCATGCTTCGCGCGCAGACCAAAGCGCATCGCGGATGGCCGCAAACAGGGCATCCTCCCAGGCGGGCACGTGGCACCGGACGTACACCGGTCTTCCTTCCACCAATGCATACGCCAGCTGTTGAGCTGCGCGAACGTCCACGCCGGAGCTCGACCGGTCTGCCTGTGTCCAGATCCGCAATCCGCTCACCTCAGTTTCATACTGTAAACTCCGATTCACTACAGAAATGATGCCTGCTCTCATGGTAGATCACAAAACAGGTGGCGGCAAGACAGGGATCAAAAAAGCTGGCCCGAGGGCCAGCACACGATAGCTGCGAAAGATGGCGCTGAACGTCATGCCTCAGAGCGAGCGATCAAATCCGCCACACTAGGCGAGGGCTGTGGCACGTGAACCTGCACGCTCTTCAGCAACGCCTCCGCCATCAGGATGAGACCAATGGCGGCAGAAATCAGCCCAGAGTACCCTCCAAACGCACTGTTTACGCCGGCGAGGTTGGCGAGCGTGCCGCCGAGGAATGCGAAGAAGACGAACAAGAAGAGCAGCCCAAACATCAGTTGCACCCGGAATGCGGCGATTACGAACGGCACGGTGACAATGGTCCAGATGAGCAGAAACACCCCGAGCGCCTCGTTCGCCTGCGTACCAAATTGAAGCACGCCTTTCAATTCGAGATAGAAGAACAGGAACAGGGACGTGAAGAACGCTCCGTAAAATCCGTTCACGCTCAGGCCGAAGGTGTCCCCGCGGACGTAGGAAAAGATGCATGCCAAGAAGTACACGAGACCGCCACACACGAGGATGGCGGGCATGAAGAACAGTGTCACCTGCGGAGGCACCAGATGCGCGTTCGGCAGATTCAGCAACGTCTGCGCGACGACAAATGCCGCAAGTCCCACCACAATCGGATCGCCAAGCCGCTTGTCGTGCATCATCGATCTCCCTTCACATCGCGTTTTTTGAATCCGCTTACATTCGTGGTTCCAAAAACTCGTCAGCCTTCCGGCCCTCACTGTCCCCACAACCAACTGTTTCATATCAGAAACACCGTTTCATCTTGATGCCGCTCGCCCCCTTGCGACGAACTTCGCTTCAATCTCCATACTAAGGTCGAATGAAAGCGCTGTCAATCATGAAAGTTCCGATTTCTATACTCAGATTGCGACGCGGATTCAGGCGCCGTGGGGACTCCTGTGGTCTTTTCTGTGCGCTGCGAGCATAGGGATGGAATAGGCGCCAGAGCGCCAGGGCCTTCGCGGCCTGCGGAAGAGGCTCAACACCCCTACTCGCGGTAGGGGTGTTGCCTGTCAAATCGTGATCTCGCCCAGGCGCACCAGTTCCACCACGGCCTGCGAGCGCCCTTTGACATTCAGCTTCTTCATGACGTTGGATATATGGTTCCGGACGGTCTTCTCGCTGACGAAGAGTTGCGAAGCGATTTCCTTCGTCGTCTTATCCTGAACGAGCAGCTCAAACACTTCTCGTTCTCGGTTGGTCAACAGCGACTTGCCGCGCCCGTCCTTGACAGGTGCCATCCCCACGATCCCTCCTTGCCCGGTCATACAAGAGCGGGATACAGTCAGGGTATCGTATGTCGCCCGCTGCGCGACCGTTCCGTCCCGCGCCCGAGATGGGCGAGACCGCGGGGATGATCTCGACATCCGTCAAGGTATACAGCGCCGGCTGACTGCGTCTTGCAGTTGTTGAAGAGCCTGTCGCAGAAGTGAACGCGGACAAGCGATGTTCATTCGCTGGAACCCAGATCCCTGCGAACCAAAGATGTGCCCCTCGTTGAGACCGAGGCGGGCCTCCTCACGCAAAAACCGATCCAGTTCTTCGTCAGACATCCCTAGCGCTCGGAAGTCCAACCACACCATGTACGTGCCTTCTGGACGGATCATGCGAATATCCGGAAGTTCCTGCTCGAACGTGCGCTCCATCTCACCGAGGCTCGCCTTCAGATATTCCAGGAGCTCATCGAGCCATGCCGCGCCGTGCTGATAGGCCGCAATCATCGCCTCGATGCCGAAGACGTTGAGTTCGGCCATGGAAGCTCGGCGCGACGCTTTTTCGTACGCGGTTCGCAGCGACTCGTTTTCCGTCCAGATATACGCGGTGTTGAGCCCCGCCAAGTTGAACGTCTTGCTCGGCGCGTGACACGTGATGCTGTTTCGCGAGCACTCCGGTCCGAGCGAAGCGAACGGGGTGTGCCGATGAGGGGCAAAGACGATGTCCGCGTGGATCTCGTCGCTCACCACCAGCACGCCGTGCCGCTGGCAGATATCCGCGACGCGCTCGAGCTCGTGTTTCGTCCACACGCGGCCGACCGGATTGTGCGGCGAGCATAGGAACATGACCTTGGCGTCTTTTGCCTTTTGCTCCAGGTCGTCGAAATCCATCTCGTACCGCCCGTTCGACTCCACGAGCGGATTTTCGACCACGCGCCGCCCCCATCCCTCAATCACGCGCCGGAACGGGTGATAGACCGGAGGCTGAATCAGAATGCCATCGCCAGGTTCGGTGAAAGCCTGGACGATCACCGAAAGCGCTGGGACCACACCAGGCGCAGGCACAATCCAGTCCGGCGAAATCTCGAGCCCATGCCGCGCCTTGATCCACTGGACGATGCTCTCCGTATACCGGTCCGTCTGGATGGCGTAGCCGAACACCCCGTGCTTGGCCCGCTCGACGAGCGCGTCGATCACGGCCGGCGGCGAGGGAAAGTCCATGTCCGCGACCCAGAGCGGAATGAGATCGTCCCTCCCGAAACGGCGCCTCAGGCCGTCCCACTTCATGCACCCTGTGTTCCTTCGTTCCACATACCTGTCGAAACTGGACATGCACCCGACCTCCCGATGCCGCTCCTCTGTGGGCGCGACAGCATCGCACCGACGTACATCAATGTATCACAACGGACGGCGTCACATCCTGGTCCTCGGTCATGGCAACCTATTTACCCAAATATCCGATATGGATACCATGAAAAAGCGCGCTGTGGTACGCTTGATCCGGAGATGGAGATCCATCGCGTGCTGGAGGATTGCACATGACCGCCATGAGCCACTCGCGAAGCCGCCTGCTGACGCCAACCGGCGGCTATCTCCGCGGATACGATTACACATTGAATCCGTTCATCGGCTGTGCATACGGTTGCAAGTACTGCTACGTGCAGGCGTTGCCTGTGGCGCGCTTCCGCGGCGAACCTTGGGGTTCGTACGCCGAAGCCAAGCCAATCAACCCGGAAGATCTGCTGCGAGAACTGCGCAGGGCGCGGCAGCGCGGAGGAACGCGCATCTTCATGTCGTCCAGCACGGATCCGTATCAGCCCGCGGAATGGCGCGTGGGTGCGACGCGTACCGTTCTGCGGACGCTCACGTCAGCGCCCGAACTCGTGGATTTTCTGTTCGTGCAGACGCGCTCTCCGCTCGTCGCCCGGGACGCCGATCTCCTCGCATCCCTGCGCCATCGCGTCCTCGTCTCCGTGACCCTTGAGACGGATCGGGAAGAGGTCCGGCGCCGTTTCACGCCCTTCGCGCCGACCGTGCGAGCGCGCATCCGAGCCATCGAAGCCCTTCGCGCGCATGCAATCCCTGTGCAGGTCGCCGTGGCCCCCATTTTGCCGTCATCGCCCGATTTCCCGCGGCTCGTCGCCGAGCTCGCGGATTTCGCCGCCATCGACGACTGGTTTATCGGAGACGGTGCGAATGGGCGGCGAAGTCGCGCGCTGGGTGTCGAACAGTGGTACCTGCCCGCGGAGCGGGACGCGTGGTATCGCCCGGAACAGGCGCGGGACTTTGCCGAACTGCTCGCAGAAAGGATGCCCCGAGACCGCATCTTTCTGCACCAACAGGGATTTTTGCCGCTCGACGTACGGCGGCCCTTTGACGAAAGGATCGATCCAGAGCATGCGTGAAAGCATTCCTCTGTATAAGCAACTGAAATCGGAGTTACTCGAAAAGATCCTGAGCGGAGAATGGCCCCCTGGCGAACAGATCCCGTCAGAAGCGGAGTTGGCATCCATGTATGACGTCAGCCGCACGACTGTCCGCCAAGCGGTGGGCGATCTCGTCACCGCGGGATTCATCGTGCGCCGGCAGGGCAAAGGGACCTATGTTGCGGAGGTCGATCACCCGGCCACGTCTACGACGCTATACGGGTTTGCTGAGGAACTCCGGGCGGCCGGACTTCCCGTGGAGGTGCGCGTCGACGTGATCGAGATGCGCGTCTGTCCCGACGATATTGCCCGCTGGCTGCGGATGACGCGGTCCCGGCAGGTGCTCTACATCGAGCGCACCGCGTACGTGGAGGATATGGCCTATTTTCATGAGCGCTCCTACCTCGTGCCGCCATACCAGGTGTCGTCGAGGATGACGCCGGACCCGAAGATGTACGACTCCATCTACGGTTTTTTCGAACAAAACGGCGTCCGGATCAATTCGGGCAGCCAGACCATCTCAGCCGACCTCGCGGATGAGGACGATTGCGCGCGATTCGGGCTGACCCCGCCCGCCGCCATGCTGTGTATCGAACGGATCACGAGGGACGAGTCCGGCGCACCCGTCGAATATTCGCTGGTGCGCTACCCGTCGGATCGGTACCAACTTCGGGTTCACCTGCTTCGAAATCCGCGTTGACGAGCGGCGAGCGCGCGGCCTCTGGCCAAATCGCTCGCCGCCCTGTAGAATGGAACTGCACAGTTCAACTTGTTATGACATCATGACAAGTCAAACCGGGAAGTAGCGCGCCGGGCAAAGGGGCATGCTGTGGTCTGAAGACCTCCGCTACCGGAAGCGCGGCCAAAGGGGGACAGGAAGATGCAGCAGGCGACGCTGGCGAGGAAGGAACACCGATTGCCGCTCGAGGGCGTGATTCGCCGCCCGGAAGGCATGTGGTTCATCGTCGGTACCGTGTGCTTCGGCGCCTTCATGGCGGCGCTCGACGCGAGCATCATCAGCATTGCGCTGCCCAAGCTCGAACAGGCGTTCCACACCACGATGAACCGCATCGAGTGGGTGAGTCTTATCTACCTTCTTGCACTCGCTGGGTGCATCGTGGCTTTTGGACGACTCTCGGATTTCATAGGCCGGCGCCCGATGTACACCATGGGATTCGGCGTGTTCATCATCGGGTCTGCGCTGTGCGGGGCCTCGTGGAATCTGTCCAGCCTACTCGTGTTTCGGGTCGTGCAAGGCATCGGCGCGAGCCTGCTGCAGGCCAACAGCGTGTCCATCATTACCGCCGCCGCCGACGCCGAGCGGCGGGGCCAGGCCATCGGCTTTCAGGCGCTTGCCCAAGGGCTCGGATTGAGCCTGGGGCCCCTCGTCGGAGGCGTTTTGACGCACGTCGCGTCCTGGAGGCTCATCTTTTACATCAACCTGCCTGTAGGAATCTTGGGTACCCTTGCGGCCCTCCTGTTTCTCCCTCGCGATCGCCGCGAGTCGCCCCGTCCACGATTCGATCTCGTCGGCGCCCTAGTACTCGCGTTTCTGCTCATCGTCACCATGTACGTGCTGAAGGAGGGCTTCCGCCCGGAGAGCCGTCCCACCATCACCGCGATGTTGCTCGCCGTCGCAGTACTTGCTGCGGCGTCGTTTGTGGCTATCGAGCGCAGGGCTCCCGCTCCGCTCGTGCCCATCCACTATCTCCGCGAACCCGTCGTCTGGCTGGGCAACTTGACGTCTATCCTGTCGTTCAGCGTGATGTACGCCGTCACCCTCGTGGTGCCCTACTGGTTCGTGCACGTCGAAGGCCTGTCGAGCGCCAAAGCAGGTCTCCTGCTCACGGCCCTTCCCGTGGGCATGGCGCTGTGCACGCCCTTCGCCGGCCGACTCGCCGACCGGTGGTCAAAGGTCAAGGTTTCCGCGGCTGGTCTGGTGCTCGCCGCCTTGGGATCCGCGTCGCTGTTCGTGTTCGCCCGTGTCACGCCTGCTTTCCTCGCCGGCCTGTTTCTCGTGGGATGCGGCGTCGGGACGTTCACGCCCGCCAACAACGCCCGAGTGATGAACGCGACGCCCGCCGCTCACCTCGGCGTCGCCGGCGGCATCCTCAACATGAGCCGCACGCTCGGCATGGGCCTCGGCGTGACGGCGGGCGGCGTCAGCGTCGAACTCTTCACCGCTGCTTTTGGCGCCCACGGCATGGCACTCGCGTATCGGTGCAGCTTCCTCGTTGCGGCGGCGCTTGCCGTCATCGCCCTCGGTCTGACCCTGCTCCATCAAAAGCCATCGCGAGAAGCGGCTTGACTCCGGGATCCACGCGATCCCGCTTGACCGCCTCCGCCTCGCACGAACGCGAACAGAACCCACGCATCTCGCGCTCACACGCCTCACAGCATAGAAAACGGCGATGGCAGTCCAAGTATCCACAGTTGATGT
This window harbors:
- a CDS encoding CaiB/BaiF CoA transferase family protein, which encodes MQPLAGVRVLDLSRVLAGPFCTQILGDLGADVIKVESPQGDETRKYEPTKDGVSSYFLAFNRNKRSIAVDLKTEAGREIVRRLAQEADVLVENFRTGTMERWGLGHRSLRAENPRLIYAAISGYGRTGPWKDRPGYDLAIQAASGLMSVTGEAGRGPVRTGWSIADLTAGLWAALSICAALLERQHTGRGTYLETSLFEGQVALMTYYATAYFLTGHVGERLGSSHFSLAPYQALEAADGWLVVAVGNDGLFRRFCEAIGSPELADDPRFQTNGLRVRHQSELAAQLEARLAERTVQEWEKVLMEAGVPCSAVNRIDDVLHLEQVAARGMLWETQYPGVGSFCVTRSPFFGEGWDLHLRQRPPGLGEHTEEILLELGYPPGEIEALKAAGVVVSRPPSDLETSR
- a CDS encoding acetate uptake transporter; this encodes MMHDKRLGDPIVVGLAAFVVAQTLLNLPNAHLVPPQVTLFFMPAILVCGGLVYFLACIFSYVRGDTFGLSVNGFYGAFFTSLFLFFYLELKGVLQFGTQANEALGVFLLIWTIVTVPFVIAAFRVQLMFGLLFLFVFFAFLGGTLANLAGVNSAFGGYSGLISAAIGLILMAEALLKSVQVHVPQPSPSVADLIARSEA
- a CDS encoding helix-turn-helix domain-containing protein, with the protein product MAPVKDGRGKSLLTNREREVFELLVQDKTTKEIASQLFVSEKTVRNHISNVMKKLNVKGRSQAVVELVRLGEITI
- a CDS encoding MalY/PatB family protein, whose amino-acid sequence is MSSFDRYVERRNTGCMKWDGLRRRFGRDDLIPLWVADMDFPSPPAVIDALVERAKHGVFGYAIQTDRYTESIVQWIKARHGLEISPDWIVPAPGVVPALSVIVQAFTEPGDGILIQPPVYHPFRRVIEGWGRRVVENPLVESNGRYEMDFDDLEQKAKDAKVMFLCSPHNPVGRVWTKHELERVADICQRHGVLVVSDEIHADIVFAPHRHTPFASLGPECSRNSITCHAPSKTFNLAGLNTAYIWTENESLRTAYEKASRRASMAELNVFGIEAMIAAYQHGAAWLDELLEYLKASLGEMERTFEQELPDIRMIRPEGTYMVWLDFRALGMSDEELDRFLREEARLGLNEGHIFGSQGSGFQRMNIACPRSLLRQALQQLQDAVSRRCIP
- a CDS encoding SPL family radical SAM protein, producing the protein MTAMSHSRSRLLTPTGGYLRGYDYTLNPFIGCAYGCKYCYVQALPVARFRGEPWGSYAEAKPINPEDLLRELRRARQRGGTRIFMSSSTDPYQPAEWRVGATRTVLRTLTSAPELVDFLFVQTRSPLVARDADLLASLRHRVLVSVTLETDREEVRRRFTPFAPTVRARIRAIEALRAHAIPVQVAVAPILPSSPDFPRLVAELADFAAIDDWFIGDGANGRRSRALGVEQWYLPAERDAWYRPEQARDFAELLAERMPRDRIFLHQQGFLPLDVRRPFDERIDPEHA
- a CDS encoding GntR family transcriptional regulator — translated: MRESIPLYKQLKSELLEKILSGEWPPGEQIPSEAELASMYDVSRTTVRQAVGDLVTAGFIVRRQGKGTYVAEVDHPATSTTLYGFAEELRAAGLPVEVRVDVIEMRVCPDDIARWLRMTRSRQVLYIERTAYVEDMAYFHERSYLVPPYQVSSRMTPDPKMYDSIYGFFEQNGVRINSGSQTISADLADEDDCARFGLTPPAAMLCIERITRDESGAPVEYSLVRYPSDRYQLRVHLLRNPR
- a CDS encoding MFS transporter produces the protein MQQATLARKEHRLPLEGVIRRPEGMWFIVGTVCFGAFMAALDASIISIALPKLEQAFHTTMNRIEWVSLIYLLALAGCIVAFGRLSDFIGRRPMYTMGFGVFIIGSALCGASWNLSSLLVFRVVQGIGASLLQANSVSIITAAADAERRGQAIGFQALAQGLGLSLGPLVGGVLTHVASWRLIFYINLPVGILGTLAALLFLPRDRRESPRPRFDLVGALVLAFLLIVTMYVLKEGFRPESRPTITAMLLAVAVLAAASFVAIERRAPAPLVPIHYLREPVVWLGNLTSILSFSVMYAVTLVVPYWFVHVEGLSSAKAGLLLTALPVGMALCTPFAGRLADRWSKVKVSAAGLVLAALGSASLFVFARVTPAFLAGLFLVGCGVGTFTPANNARVMNATPAAHLGVAGGILNMSRTLGMGLGVTAGGVSVELFTAAFGAHGMALAYRCSFLVAAALAVIALGLTLLHQKPSREAA